The following are encoded together in the Acidovorax sp. KKS102 genome:
- a CDS encoding TRAP transporter small permease, with protein MSSSSPQGPATDALPGAASPEAEPRSLRLEDWLTVIVMAALALITFANVLVRYFTNSSFAWTEEISVFLMIALALIAGSAAVARDQHIRIEYFAEGGSAVRSKRLSMLGAATVALLFGVIAVLSVRVVWDDYSFGETSPGIGVPQWWYSIWLPVFSALITARAIGLFIRRSRSTVNDAAPAPQDAQP; from the coding sequence ATGTCCTCCTCCTCTCCCCAAGGGCCTGCGACCGACGCACTGCCCGGCGCCGCGAGTCCCGAGGCCGAGCCCCGCTCGCTGCGCCTTGAAGACTGGCTCACCGTCATCGTCATGGCGGCCCTCGCACTCATCACCTTTGCCAACGTGCTGGTGCGTTACTTCACCAACTCCTCGTTTGCCTGGACCGAAGAAATCTCGGTGTTCCTGATGATCGCGCTGGCGCTCATCGCAGGTTCTGCCGCCGTGGCGCGCGACCAGCACATCCGTATCGAATACTTTGCCGAAGGCGGCTCTGCGGTGCGCAGCAAACGCCTGTCCATGCTGGGCGCGGCCACGGTGGCCCTGCTGTTTGGCGTCATCGCCGTCCTGAGCGTGCGTGTGGTGTGGGACGACTACAGCTTCGGCGAAACCTCGCCCGGCATTGGCGTGCCGCAGTGGTGGTACTCGATCTGGCTGCCTGTGTTCTCGGCGCTCATCACGGCGCGCGCCATCGGGCTGTTCATTCGCCGCAGCCGCAGCACGGTCAACGATGCCGCCCCGGCGCCCCAGGACGCGCAACCATGA
- a CDS encoding LysR family transcriptional regulator — protein sequence METKWLEDFVSLAETRSFSRSAQLRHVTQPAFSRRIQALEAWAGTDLVDRSSYPTRLTPAGKTLYDQALEMLQSLQNTRAMLRAHTSAGKDMIEFAVPHTLAFTFFPAWVSSLHDKFGPFKSRLIALNVHDAVMRLVEGGCDLLIAYHHPSQPFQLDADRYEMVSLGQEVLSPYSKADADGQPVHRLPGRAGQPLPYLGYAPGAYLGRVTELILKQSQTPIHLERVYETDMAEGLKAMALEGHGVAFLPHSAVKKELRSRRLVSAAPPDAEGLQMTMDVRAYREKPNGKDAPKGTAQALWTYLQAQAASC from the coding sequence ATGGAAACCAAGTGGCTTGAAGATTTCGTCAGTCTTGCGGAAACCCGCAGCTTCAGCCGGTCAGCGCAGCTGCGGCATGTGACCCAGCCCGCGTTCTCGCGGCGGATCCAGGCGCTGGAGGCCTGGGCCGGCACCGATCTGGTGGACCGCAGCTCCTACCCCACCCGGCTGACCCCGGCCGGCAAAACCCTCTACGACCAGGCCCTGGAGATGCTCCAGTCGCTGCAGAACACGCGCGCCATGCTGCGTGCGCACACCAGCGCGGGCAAGGACATGATCGAGTTTGCTGTGCCCCACACGCTGGCGTTCACGTTCTTCCCGGCCTGGGTGTCCAGCCTGCACGACAAGTTCGGCCCGTTCAAAAGCCGCCTGATTGCGCTGAATGTGCACGACGCCGTGATGCGGCTGGTGGAGGGCGGTTGCGATTTGCTGATTGCCTACCACCACCCTTCGCAGCCGTTTCAGCTCGACGCCGACCGTTATGAAATGGTCAGCCTGGGGCAGGAGGTGCTATCGCCCTACAGCAAGGCCGACGCTGACGGCCAGCCCGTGCACCGCCTGCCGGGCCGAGCGGGGCAGCCGCTGCCCTACCTGGGCTATGCGCCCGGCGCTTACCTGGGGCGGGTGACCGAACTCATCCTCAAGCAGTCGCAGACACCCATCCACCTGGAGCGCGTGTACGAGACCGACATGGCCGAGGGCCTCAAGGCCATGGCGCTGGAAGGGCACGGCGTGGCCTTCTTGCCGCACAGCGCCGTGAAGAAGGAACTGCGCTCGCGCCGCCTCGTCAGTGCCGCACCCCCGGACGCCGAAGGCCTGCAAATGACCATGGATGTGCGCGCCTACCGCGAAAAGCCCAATGGCAAGGATGCCCCCAAAGGCACAGCGCAAGCGCTGTGGACCTACCTGCAGGCCCAAGCGGCCTCATGCTAA
- a CDS encoding amino acid ABC transporter substrate-binding protein: MKIQHWVWAWGLAALCCAVGASAQTSVLERVAGGGKLVIAYRESSVPFSYIDSQSGKPVGYAMDLCLRMAELVRKKTGKKDMEIDLVPATSANRMALIEQGKADIECGSTTNNAERRQRVAFTVPHFITGARLLVKASSSIDKVEDLNGKKLVSTKGTTPLKAADQANRERLMGITIVEAPDHAKAVEMVEKGEADAFVMDDVLLYGLAAGRPDPKALKVVGRFMTTEPLAIMLPKNDPEFKKLVDEEMRRLITSREIYPIYDKWFNKPIPPNNTVLNLPVSYLLRDFWKYPTDQVPF, encoded by the coding sequence ATGAAAATTCAGCATTGGGTATGGGCCTGGGGCCTCGCAGCACTGTGCTGTGCGGTCGGTGCGTCTGCGCAGACCAGCGTGCTGGAACGCGTGGCCGGGGGCGGCAAGCTGGTCATTGCCTACCGCGAATCCTCGGTGCCTTTCTCTTACATCGACAGCCAGTCGGGCAAACCTGTGGGCTATGCGATGGACCTGTGCCTGCGCATGGCCGAGCTGGTGCGCAAGAAGACCGGCAAGAAGGACATGGAGATCGATCTGGTGCCTGCCACCTCGGCCAACCGCATGGCATTGATCGAACAGGGCAAGGCCGACATTGAGTGTGGCTCCACGACGAACAATGCCGAGCGGCGCCAGAGGGTGGCCTTCACCGTTCCCCACTTCATCACTGGAGCACGGCTCCTGGTCAAGGCCTCCAGCAGCATTGACAAGGTGGAGGACCTCAATGGCAAGAAACTGGTGTCCACCAAAGGCACCACGCCCCTGAAGGCGGCCGACCAGGCCAACCGTGAACGGTTGATGGGCATCACCATCGTGGAGGCGCCCGACCATGCCAAGGCCGTGGAGATGGTGGAAAAGGGCGAGGCCGACGCGTTTGTGATGGACGACGTGCTGCTGTACGGACTGGCTGCAGGGCGGCCCGACCCCAAGGCGCTCAAGGTGGTGGGCCGCTTCATGACGACCGAGCCCCTGGCCATCATGCTGCCCAAGAACGACCCCGAGTTCAAAAAGCTGGTGGACGAGGAAATGCGCCGCCTGATCACCAGCCGCGAGATTTATCCGATTTACGACAAGTGGTTCAACAAACCCATTCCGCCCAACAACACGGTGCTGAACCTGCCGGTCAGTTACTTGTTGCGCGACTTCTGGAAATACCCTACAGACCAGGTCCCGTTCTGA
- a CDS encoding amino acid ABC transporter substrate-binding protein, with translation MKKHLLAVAVTALAAGSVFAQANDTLAKIKASGSVTLGVRESSGLSYTLGNGKYVGFHTEMGEIVLHDIQKQLGLAKLDIKYQPVTSQNRIPLVTNGTVDLECGSTTNNAARQKDVAFAVTTYVEEVRTVVKANSGINSIKDLNGKTVATTTGTTSVQTLRKHERAGGIDFKEVFGKDHADSFLMLETGRADAFVMDGSILAANISKSKNPADYKIVGEVLSVEPIACMLRKDDPAFKKAVDDSIKRQIADGSLAKLYDKWFMQPVPPTNTKIGLPMSDATKAAWANPNDKPMEDYAKK, from the coding sequence ATGAAGAAACATTTGCTCGCGGTTGCCGTGACCGCCTTGGCTGCTGGCAGCGTATTTGCCCAGGCCAATGACACTCTGGCCAAGATCAAGGCCTCCGGCAGCGTGACGCTCGGCGTGCGCGAGTCTTCGGGTCTTTCGTACACGCTGGGCAACGGCAAGTACGTGGGTTTCCACACCGAAATGGGTGAAATCGTCCTGCACGACATCCAGAAGCAGCTGGGCCTGGCCAAGCTGGACATCAAGTACCAGCCCGTCACCTCGCAGAACCGCATCCCCCTGGTGACCAACGGCACTGTGGACCTGGAGTGCGGCTCCACCACCAACAACGCCGCCCGCCAGAAGGACGTGGCTTTTGCCGTGACCACCTACGTGGAAGAAGTGCGCACCGTGGTGAAGGCCAATTCGGGCATCAACTCCATCAAGGACCTGAACGGCAAGACTGTGGCCACCACCACCGGCACCACCTCCGTGCAGACCCTGCGCAAGCACGAACGTGCTGGCGGCATCGACTTCAAGGAAGTGTTCGGCAAGGACCACGCTGACAGCTTCCTGATGCTGGAAACCGGCCGCGCTGACGCGTTCGTGATGGACGGCTCCATCCTGGCTGCCAACATCTCCAAGTCCAAGAACCCCGCCGACTACAAGATCGTTGGTGAAGTTCTGAGCGTGGAACCCATCGCCTGCATGCTGCGGAAGGACGACCCTGCCTTCAAGAAGGCCGTGGACGACTCCATCAAGCGCCAGATCGCCGACGGCTCGCTGGCCAAGCTGTACGACAAATGGTTCATGCAACCCGTGCCACCGACCAACACCAAGATCGGTCTGCCCATGTCTGACGCCACCAAGGCAGCCTGGGCCAACCCCAACGACAAGCCCATGGAAGACTACGCCAAGAAGTAA
- a CDS encoding amino acid ABC transporter permease, which translates to MSWDWQVFCQDTMDREVVQSCFGKGGDITYLDWMLSAWGWTVSVSLLALLLALVLGSIIGTLRTLQDRPMIVRLGNAWVELFRNIPLLVQIFLWYHVLPTLFPVLRGVPGFALVVLALGFFTSARIAEQVRSGIQALPRGQRYAGMAMGFTTFQTYRYVLLPMAFRIIIPPLTSETMNIFKNSSVAFAVSVAELTMFAMQAQEETSRGIEVYLAVTTLYILSAFAINRIMAFIEKRARIPGMVVSGAAGGGH; encoded by the coding sequence ATGAGTTGGGATTGGCAGGTGTTCTGCCAGGACACCATGGACCGGGAAGTCGTGCAAAGCTGCTTTGGCAAGGGCGGCGACATCACGTACCTGGACTGGATGCTGTCGGCCTGGGGCTGGACCGTGTCCGTTTCGCTGCTGGCGCTGCTGCTGGCACTTGTGTTGGGTTCCATCATCGGTACGCTGCGCACGTTGCAGGACCGTCCGATGATCGTTCGGCTGGGTAATGCCTGGGTCGAGCTGTTTCGCAATATTCCGCTGCTGGTGCAGATTTTCCTCTGGTACCACGTGCTGCCCACCCTGTTCCCGGTGCTGCGCGGCGTGCCCGGTTTTGCGCTGGTGGTGTTGGCGTTGGGTTTCTTTACCTCGGCGCGTATCGCCGAGCAGGTGCGCTCGGGCATTCAGGCCCTGCCACGCGGCCAGCGGTACGCCGGCATGGCCATGGGGTTCACCACGTTCCAGACTTACCGCTATGTGCTGCTGCCCATGGCGTTTCGCATCATCATTCCGCCGCTGACCAGCGAGACGATGAACATCTTCAAGAACTCGTCCGTGGCGTTTGCCGTGTCGGTGGCCGAACTCACCATGTTCGCCATGCAGGCGCAGGAAGAAACCTCGCGCGGCATTGAGGTCTACCTGGCGGTGACTACGCTGTACATCCTCTCGGCGTTTGCCATCAACCGCATCATGGCCT